In the Streptomyces sp. BHT-5-2 genome, one interval contains:
- the rlmN gene encoding 23S rRNA (adenine(2503)-C(2))-methyltransferase RlmN, with protein MARPAPGELTFVAPRGAKKPPRHLADLSPAERREAVAAIGEKPFRAKQLSQHYFARYAHDPAQWTDIPAAAREKLAAELLPDLMSVVRHISCDDDTTRKTLWKLHDGTLVESVLMRYPDRVTMCISSQAGCGMNCPFCATGQAGLDRNLSTAEIVHQIVDGMRALRDGEVPGGPARLSNIVFMGMGEPLANYKRVVGAIRRLTDPEPDGLGLSQRGITVSTVGLVPAMLRFADEGFKCRLAVSLHAPDDELRDTLVPVNTRWKVREVLDAAWEYAEKSGRRVSIEYALIRDINDQAWRGDLLGRLLKGKRVHVNLIPLNPTPGSKWTASRPEDELAFVRAIEAHGVPVTVRDTRGQEIDGACGQLAASER; from the coding sequence ATGGCACGCCCGGCCCCGGGAGAACTGACATTCGTCGCCCCCCGCGGCGCCAAGAAGCCTCCGCGGCACCTCGCCGACCTCAGCCCGGCCGAGCGCCGCGAGGCGGTCGCCGCGATCGGCGAGAAGCCGTTCCGCGCCAAGCAGCTGTCGCAGCACTACTTCGCGCGCTACGCGCACGACCCGGCGCAGTGGACCGACATCCCCGCGGCGGCGCGCGAGAAGCTGGCGGCGGAGCTGCTCCCGGACCTGATGTCGGTGGTGCGGCACATCTCGTGCGACGACGACACCACCCGCAAGACCCTGTGGAAGCTGCACGACGGCACCCTCGTGGAGTCCGTCCTGATGCGCTACCCGGACCGGGTCACCATGTGCATCTCCTCGCAGGCCGGCTGCGGCATGAACTGCCCGTTCTGCGCCACCGGCCAGGCCGGCCTGGACCGGAACCTCTCCACCGCCGAGATCGTGCACCAGATCGTCGACGGCATGCGGGCGCTGCGCGACGGCGAGGTGCCCGGCGGCCCGGCCCGGCTGTCCAACATCGTCTTCATGGGCATGGGGGAGCCGCTCGCCAACTACAAGCGGGTGGTCGGCGCCATCCGGCGGCTCACCGACCCCGAGCCCGACGGGCTGGGGCTCTCCCAGCGCGGCATCACCGTCTCCACCGTCGGGCTGGTGCCGGCGATGCTGCGGTTCGCCGACGAGGGCTTCAAGTGCCGGCTCGCGGTGTCGCTGCACGCGCCCGACGACGAGCTGCGGGACACCCTCGTGCCGGTCAACACCCGCTGGAAGGTCCGCGAGGTGCTGGACGCGGCATGGGAGTACGCCGAGAAGTCCGGCCGCCGGGTCTCGATCGAGTACGCCCTGATCCGCGACATCAACGACCAGGCGTGGCGCGGTGACCTGCTGGGACGGCTGCTCAAGGGCAAGCGGGTCCACGTCAACCTCATTCCGCTCAATCCGACGCCGGGCTCGAAGTGGACCGCCTCGCGGCCCGAGGACGAGCTGGCGTTCGTCCGGGCCATCGAGGCACACGGCGTGCCCGTGACCGTCCGGGACACCCGGGGCCAGGAGATCGACGGCGCCTGCGGACAGCTCGCGGCCTCGGAGCGCTGA
- a CDS encoding thiamine ABC transporter substrate binding subunit, with translation MSTTSRITAAALAAAAGVTALAGCGTGSGDSADAKTVTLVSHDSFNASKSVLAAFEKESGYKVRVIRGGDAGEAVNKAILSKDNPQGDVFFGIDNTLLSRGLNAGLFTPYKAKGLDSVPADLQLDKDAHRVTPLDYGDICVNYDRAYFTQHKLAPPQTFDDLLKPQYKGLLVTENSATSSPGLAFQLGTIATHGGGGGWPDYWKKLKANGVEVVNSWEQAYNERFSGSAAGKSKGDKPLVVSYASSPPAEVMGKKPAPKEAPTGVATGTCFRQIEFGALLKGAKNEKGGKALLDFLLTKTFQEDMPLQMFVNPARKDAKVPDLFTRYGTAIDKPTTLAPETITKNRDQWIKQWSSLVLK, from the coding sequence GTGAGCACCACCAGCAGGATCACCGCGGCAGCGCTGGCCGCCGCGGCCGGCGTGACCGCACTCGCCGGGTGCGGCACGGGCAGCGGCGACAGCGCCGACGCCAAGACCGTCACGCTCGTCAGTCATGACTCGTTCAACGCCTCCAAGTCCGTCCTGGCCGCCTTCGAGAAGGAGAGCGGCTACAAGGTCAGGGTGATCAGGGGCGGGGACGCCGGCGAAGCCGTAAACAAGGCGATCCTGTCCAAGGACAACCCCCAGGGCGATGTCTTCTTCGGCATCGACAACACCCTGCTCTCGCGCGGCCTGAACGCCGGCCTCTTCACCCCCTACAAGGCCAAGGGCCTCGACAGCGTCCCGGCCGACCTCCAGCTCGACAAGGACGCCCACCGGGTCACGCCCCTCGACTACGGCGACATCTGCGTCAACTACGACCGCGCCTACTTCACCCAGCACAAGCTCGCGCCGCCGCAGACCTTCGACGACCTGCTCAAGCCGCAGTACAAGGGATTGCTCGTCACGGAGAACTCCGCCACCTCCTCTCCGGGGCTCGCCTTCCAGCTCGGCACCATCGCCACCCACGGTGGCGGGGGAGGCTGGCCGGACTACTGGAAGAAGCTCAAGGCCAACGGCGTCGAGGTCGTCAACAGCTGGGAGCAGGCGTACAACGAGCGCTTCTCGGGCTCCGCGGCCGGCAAGAGCAAGGGCGACAAGCCGCTCGTCGTCTCCTACGCCTCCAGCCCGCCCGCCGAGGTGATGGGCAAGAAGCCCGCGCCCAAGGAGGCCCCGACCGGCGTCGCGACCGGCACCTGCTTCCGGCAGATCGAATTCGGCGCGTTGCTCAAGGGCGCCAAGAACGAGAAGGGCGGCAAGGCGCTGCTCGACTTCCTCCTGACGAAGACGTTCCAGGAGGACATGCCGCTGCAGATGTTCGTCAACCCGGCCCGCAAGGACGCCAAGGTGCCGGATCTGTTCACCCGCTACGGCACGGCGATCGACAAGCCGACGACGCTCGCACCGGAGACGATCACCAAGAACCGCGACCAGTGGATCAAGCAGTGGTCCTCGCTCGTTCTGAAGTAG
- a CDS encoding ABC transporter permease, which yields MVLARSEVARTHRRGPARATAVRLGLMAVPLAFFALFFAYPVAAIVGRGLNDGGQWQLGRFGAVLGDPDVLHVLWFTLWQAAASTALTLLVALPGAYVFARFDFPGKQLLRAAVAVPFVLPTVVVGAAFLALVGRGGLLDHLWGVRLDTSVWAILLAHVFFNYAVVVRTVGGLWAQLDPRQEEAARVLGAGRFAAWRKVTLPALGPAVAAAALMVFLFTFTSFGVVQILGGPTFSTLEVEIYRQTADFLDLPTAAVLTLIQFAAVLGLLALHAWTVRRRETALRLVDASRTARRPSGPAQWALLWGTLAVIAVLLVLPLAVLVERSFAGPDGYGLVFYRTLSSAASADSTFAVAPLDALWNSLAYGVAATAIALLIGGLAAAALTRSRPRSGPDGRTPMVTRLLRGFDGLLMLPLGVSAVTVGFGFLITLDEPPLDLRSSWWLVPLAQALVGVPFVIRTMLPVLRAVDSRLREAAAVLGASPWQVWREVDLPMVRRALLIAAGFAFAVSLGEFGATVFIARPDQPTLPVAVTRLLGRAGEFNYGQAMALSTILMVVCAGALLALERIRLQPRTGSAGGAPIDHSGEF from the coding sequence GTGGTCCTCGCTCGTTCTGAAGTAGCCCGCACCCACCGCAGGGGGCCCGCGCGCGCAACGGCGGTGCGGCTCGGTCTGATGGCCGTGCCGCTCGCCTTCTTCGCGCTCTTCTTCGCCTACCCGGTCGCCGCGATCGTGGGACGGGGACTGAACGACGGCGGGCAGTGGCAGCTCGGACGGTTCGGCGCCGTACTCGGCGACCCGGACGTGCTCCATGTGCTGTGGTTCACCCTCTGGCAGGCCGCCGCGTCGACCGCCTTGACGCTGCTGGTCGCACTGCCCGGCGCCTATGTCTTCGCGCGCTTCGACTTCCCCGGCAAGCAACTGCTGCGGGCGGCGGTGGCGGTGCCGTTCGTGCTGCCCACCGTCGTCGTCGGCGCGGCCTTCCTGGCACTGGTCGGCCGGGGCGGACTGCTGGACCACCTGTGGGGCGTGCGGCTGGACACCTCGGTGTGGGCGATCCTGCTGGCGCACGTCTTCTTCAACTACGCCGTCGTCGTCCGCACCGTCGGCGGACTCTGGGCGCAGCTCGACCCGCGTCAGGAAGAGGCCGCCCGGGTCCTGGGCGCCGGACGGTTCGCGGCCTGGCGGAAGGTGACGCTGCCCGCACTGGGGCCGGCGGTGGCGGCCGCGGCACTGATGGTGTTCCTCTTCACCTTCACCTCCTTCGGCGTGGTGCAGATCCTGGGCGGGCCCACCTTCTCGACGCTGGAGGTGGAGATCTACCGGCAGACCGCCGACTTCCTGGACCTGCCCACTGCCGCCGTACTGACCCTGATCCAGTTCGCCGCTGTACTGGGGCTGTTGGCGCTGCACGCCTGGACCGTGCGGCGCCGCGAAACCGCCTTGCGGCTCGTCGACGCCTCGCGGACCGCCCGCCGGCCGAGCGGTCCCGCCCAGTGGGCCCTGCTGTGGGGGACGCTCGCCGTCATCGCCGTGCTGCTCGTCCTGCCGCTGGCCGTACTCGTCGAGCGGTCCTTCGCCGGACCCGACGGCTACGGGCTCGTCTTCTACCGGACACTGAGCTCCGCGGCCTCCGCCGACAGCACCTTCGCCGTCGCCCCGCTCGACGCCCTGTGGAACTCCCTCGCCTACGGTGTGGCCGCCACTGCGATCGCCCTGCTGATCGGCGGCCTGGCGGCGGCCGCGCTCACCCGCTCCCGGCCACGGAGCGGGCCGGACGGGCGGACACCGATGGTCACCCGGCTCCTGCGCGGCTTCGACGGACTGCTGATGCTGCCGCTCGGCGTCTCCGCCGTGACCGTCGGCTTCGGCTTTCTGATCACCCTCGACGAACCCCCGCTCGACCTGCGGTCCTCGTGGTGGCTGGTACCACTCGCCCAGGCCCTGGTGGGCGTGCCGTTCGTGATCCGCACCATGCTGCCCGTGCTGCGCGCGGTCGACAGCAGGCTCCGGGAGGCGGCGGCCGTCCTCGGCGCCTCGCCCTGGCAGGTCTGGCGCGAGGTGGACCTGCCGATGGTGCGGCGGGCCCTGCTCATCGCAGCGGGCTTCGCCTTCGCCGTGTCGCTCGGCGAGTTCGGCGCGACCGTCTTCATCGCGCGGCCCGACCAGCCCACCCTGCCGGTGGCCGTGACCCGGCTGCTGGGCCGTGCCGGGGAGTTCAACTACGGCCAGGCGATGGCCCTGTCGACCATCCTGATGGTGGTGTGCGCGGGCGCCCTCCTGGCCTTGGAACGCATCCGCCTCCAGCCCCGGACGGGCTCGGCCGGCGGTGCTCCGATCGACCACTCCGGGGAGTTCTAG
- a CDS encoding ABC transporter ATP-binding protein, which translates to MTARTGTTAPEMLRLDGVSVRFGAPGAQPALDAVDLDVAAQEIVCVLGPSGSGKSTLLRVVAGLQHVDQGAVLLEGRDQTGVPTHRRGVGLMFQDHQLFPQRDVAGNVGFGLRMRRTNRTDQERTVARLLDLVGLPGAQGRAVASLSGGEQQRVALARALAPSPRLLMLDEPLGQLDRGLRERLVVELRRLFRELGTTVLAVTHDQGEAFALADRVVVMRDGKIAQTGTPLEVWQRPASAFVARFLGFDNVVEATVQGASAVTPWGKVPVPDGTPDGSCRLLVRPAGVRLTSAADGLSCTIAARTFRGTHVALLLQPAGGPQIEAACPLHQAPETGDRVGISFAAEDVVVLDDDTAE; encoded by the coding sequence ATGACGGCACGGACCGGGACCACGGCACCGGAGATGCTGCGGCTGGACGGCGTCAGCGTCCGCTTCGGCGCGCCCGGCGCGCAACCCGCACTCGACGCGGTGGACCTGGATGTGGCCGCGCAGGAAATCGTCTGCGTCCTGGGCCCGAGCGGCAGCGGCAAGTCCACCCTGCTGCGGGTGGTCGCCGGACTCCAGCACGTCGACCAGGGCGCGGTGCTGCTGGAGGGGCGCGACCAGACGGGGGTCCCGACGCACCGGCGCGGCGTCGGGCTGATGTTCCAGGACCACCAGCTCTTCCCGCAGCGCGATGTCGCGGGCAATGTCGGCTTCGGGCTGCGCATGCGGCGCACCAACCGCACCGACCAGGAGCGCACGGTCGCCCGACTGCTGGACCTCGTAGGGCTTCCGGGTGCCCAGGGCAGGGCTGTGGCATCGCTGTCCGGTGGCGAACAGCAGCGGGTCGCGCTGGCTCGCGCGCTTGCCCCGAGCCCGCGGCTGCTGATGCTGGACGAGCCCCTCGGGCAACTGGACCGCGGGCTGCGCGAGCGCCTCGTCGTCGAACTGCGGCGGCTCTTCCGCGAGTTGGGGACGACGGTGCTGGCCGTCACTCACGACCAGGGGGAGGCGTTCGCACTCGCCGACCGGGTCGTGGTGATGCGGGACGGCAAGATCGCGCAGACCGGCACTCCGCTGGAGGTCTGGCAGCGGCCCGCCAGCGCGTTCGTCGCGCGCTTCCTCGGCTTCGACAACGTCGTCGAGGCGACCGTACAGGGCGCGTCCGCCGTCACCCCCTGGGGCAAGGTGCCGGTACCGGACGGCACTCCGGACGGATCCTGCCGCCTGCTCGTACGCCCGGCCGGCGTCCGGCTGACCTCTGCGGCGGACGGGCTGTCCTGCACCATCGCGGCCCGGACGTTCCGCGGCACACATGTCGCGCTGCTGCTCCAGCCTGCGGGCGGACCGCAGATCGAGGCGGCGTGCCCACTCCACCAAGCGCCGGAGACGGGAGACCGGGTGGGGATCTCCTTCGCTGCCGAGGACGTGGTGGTGCTGGACGACGACACGGCGGAATAG
- a CDS encoding response regulator transcription factor yields the protein MVIRAIVADDQAIVRTGFVNLLGTQDDIEVVGEAEDGVQAVRIAAERRPDLALLDIRMPHKNGIEAAREITRASGGATKALMLTTFGLDEYVYDALAAGASGFLLKDTTFPELLHAVRVVAEGNALLAPQLTKRLISEFVKQRTAPAPVRTVQELTDREVEVLIRIAQGLSNAEIADRLTITDHTVKTHINRLFAKMGLRDRAQAVILAYELGLVVPQGRRPAPPPRA from the coding sequence GTGGTGATCAGGGCCATCGTGGCCGACGACCAGGCCATCGTGCGCACCGGGTTCGTCAACCTCCTCGGCACCCAGGACGACATCGAGGTGGTGGGCGAGGCGGAGGACGGCGTCCAGGCCGTCCGGATCGCGGCGGAGCGGCGCCCGGATCTCGCACTGCTGGACATCCGGATGCCGCACAAGAACGGCATCGAGGCGGCCCGCGAGATCACCCGGGCGTCCGGTGGCGCCACCAAGGCACTGATGCTGACGACATTCGGCCTCGACGAGTACGTGTACGACGCGCTCGCCGCCGGGGCCAGCGGCTTCCTGCTGAAGGACACCACGTTTCCCGAACTCCTGCATGCCGTGCGGGTCGTGGCGGAGGGCAACGCACTGTTGGCGCCGCAGCTGACCAAGCGGCTGATCTCGGAGTTCGTCAAGCAGCGCACGGCGCCGGCCCCCGTACGAACGGTGCAGGAGCTGACCGACCGTGAGGTGGAGGTGCTCATCCGGATCGCCCAGGGGCTGTCCAACGCGGAGATCGCCGATCGGCTGACGATCACCGACCACACCGTCAAGACCCACATCAACCGGCTCTTCGCGAAGATGGGCCTCCGTGACCGCGCTCAGGCGGTGATCCTCGCCTATGAGCTGGGGCTGGTCGTGCCGCAGGGCCGACGGCCCGCCCCTCCCCCGCGCGCCTAG
- a CDS encoding sensor histidine kinase, translating into MSTSLRHRLRAWPASPSYPWATGGALTAFAAVELVVVPRHSPVIAVCVLLSAAVLSLRRARPATAALSASAVLVGFAAGSDLYVAAAVSGLVACYTLGRHRVAHPALLVGGGSALSLAVNVWHIASWHPRSYSADLLAEWFVLTVAILAAVSTGDAVRAREETQRERAAAQARVLAMERRQAAEAERASIARELHDVVSHSVSVIAVQAESATYTTPGLSPQAREGFQQIAASARASMAELRRLLGVLRTDVEDRTGTAPQPTLDGLGDLIAQHRSVGGEVELRISGDRVELPTSCELSAYRIVQEGLTNVRRHAPGAHAVVEIDYQPDRLAVRIADDGPGPPGVVHSGHGLVGMQERAVLLGGRLSAGRGRDGGFLVEAEIPW; encoded by the coding sequence ATGAGCACTTCTCTCCGGCATCGTCTTCGCGCATGGCCCGCGTCGCCGTCCTACCCCTGGGCCACCGGCGGGGCACTCACGGCGTTCGCCGCCGTGGAACTGGTGGTCGTACCGCGGCACTCGCCGGTGATCGCGGTCTGTGTGCTGCTCTCCGCGGCGGTCCTGTCGTTGCGTCGTGCGCGCCCGGCCACCGCGGCCCTTTCGGCCTCGGCGGTGCTGGTGGGTTTCGCGGCCGGCTCGGATCTCTATGTCGCGGCGGCCGTCAGCGGGCTCGTGGCGTGCTACACCCTCGGCCGCCATCGCGTGGCGCATCCGGCGCTGCTCGTCGGCGGCGGTTCGGCGCTCTCCCTCGCGGTGAACGTCTGGCACATCGCCTCCTGGCACCCGCGGTCGTACTCCGCCGACCTGCTCGCCGAGTGGTTCGTGCTGACCGTGGCAATCCTGGCCGCGGTGTCGACGGGCGACGCGGTACGCGCGCGCGAGGAGACACAGCGCGAGCGGGCGGCTGCGCAGGCCCGGGTACTCGCGATGGAACGGCGACAGGCGGCGGAGGCCGAACGGGCATCGATCGCCCGCGAGTTGCACGATGTGGTCTCGCACTCGGTCTCGGTGATCGCGGTGCAGGCGGAGAGTGCCACCTACACCACGCCGGGTCTGTCACCGCAGGCCCGCGAGGGCTTTCAGCAGATCGCTGCGTCCGCCCGCGCCTCGATGGCCGAGCTGCGGCGGCTGCTGGGGGTGCTGCGGACGGACGTCGAGGACCGCACCGGCACGGCACCCCAGCCGACTCTGGACGGACTGGGCGATCTGATAGCGCAACACCGTTCGGTGGGCGGCGAGGTGGAGCTGCGGATCAGCGGGGACCGGGTCGAGTTGCCCACGTCCTGTGAACTGTCCGCGTACCGCATCGTGCAGGAAGGTCTGACCAATGTGCGTCGGCACGCCCCGGGAGCCCATGCGGTGGTGGAGATCGACTACCAGCCCGATCGGCTGGCGGTGCGGATCGCGGATGACGGGCCGGGCCCGCCGGGCGTGGTCCACTCCGGCCATGGCCTGGTCGGGATGCAGGAGCGGGCGGTGCTGCTCGGCGGAAGGCTCTCCGCCGGCCGGGGCCGGGACGGCGGCTTTCTCGTGGAGGCGGAAATCCCGTGGTGA
- a CDS encoding glycosyltransferase family 87 protein, which translates to MLAEARRARGRDTARAPADTSQLPLILALTGAVVLPLLMLVLAGRAQLEVTVVERSGDLLLHSGSPYIPAPTTVDGYNPYLPGMAVFGLPHALFGNGPLTDARWWMAGTFFASTGGAITTLVRRRQAVHAVPRRDSTPVVRWLAVCPLVALPLAVGGIDLPVIGLMCWGLATAGRGKPGSAGLLLGLAAALKWTAWPAVPVALALMTARRGRRQAITCGAIAMLTTATAVLPFALTAPGAFAENVLAFPMGLGMTASPAESPLPGRLLAAYVPDGTLIAMGLLAVAALGIVASLLIRPPQTVPAAADRLALGLALAMALMPATRFGYLVYPLVLWAWPRLTSASLRRHAANRCRVPTAFPANTVRRTRTGSCERHLRGSLHTMDGSDGPDRKRAKPDIRQEAAP; encoded by the coding sequence ATGCTGGCCGAGGCGCGCCGGGCAAGAGGACGCGATACCGCACGCGCCCCCGCCGACACCTCCCAACTACCGCTGATACTGGCTTTGACGGGTGCGGTGGTCCTACCGCTGCTGATGCTCGTGCTGGCCGGCAGGGCACAGCTCGAAGTGACGGTCGTCGAGCGCTCGGGCGATCTGCTGCTGCACTCCGGCAGCCCCTACATACCCGCACCCACCACCGTCGACGGCTACAACCCTTACCTCCCGGGCATGGCGGTCTTCGGCCTGCCGCACGCACTGTTCGGCAACGGGCCCCTGACGGACGCACGATGGTGGATGGCCGGCACCTTCTTCGCGTCGACGGGCGGCGCGATCACCACGCTCGTCCGCAGACGGCAGGCAGTGCATGCCGTGCCCCGCCGCGACAGCACACCCGTGGTGCGCTGGCTCGCGGTCTGCCCACTGGTGGCCCTGCCGCTGGCGGTCGGCGGGATCGATCTCCCGGTCATCGGCCTGATGTGCTGGGGCCTGGCCACGGCCGGACGAGGCAAGCCGGGGAGTGCGGGACTCCTGCTGGGTCTTGCCGCAGCGTTGAAGTGGACGGCCTGGCCCGCCGTGCCCGTCGCTCTCGCCCTGATGACAGCCCGCCGTGGGCGGCGCCAGGCCATCACCTGTGGCGCCATTGCCATGCTGACGACGGCCACAGCGGTGCTCCCGTTCGCACTGACCGCACCTGGTGCCTTCGCCGAGAACGTCCTGGCGTTCCCGATGGGGCTGGGCATGACGGCATCACCCGCCGAAAGTCCGCTGCCCGGTCGGCTCCTGGCCGCCTACGTGCCCGACGGGACGCTCATTGCCATGGGCCTGCTGGCGGTCGCAGCCCTCGGCATCGTTGCCTCCCTGTTGATACGGCCACCGCAGACGGTGCCGGCGGCAGCCGATCGCCTGGCGCTCGGCCTGGCCCTCGCCATGGCACTCATGCCGGCCACTCGCTTCGGGTACCTCGTCTATCCCCTGGTGCTCTGGGCGTGGCCACGCCTGACGTCTGCGTCGCTGAGGCGACACGCGGCGAACCGTTGCCGTGTGCCGACCGCGTTCCCGGCGAACACCGTAAGGCGAACCCGAACCGGTTCATGCGAAAGGCACTTGCGCGGTTCGCTACACACCATGGACGGGTCTGACGGGCCTGACCGGAAGCGAGCGAAGCCCGACATCAGACAGGAGGCCGCTCCATGA
- a CDS encoding LOG family protein, whose amino-acid sequence MAGVQSSSEPPTPRGFRERGHEIDSLAEFDRIAATGSLAGYHIQSLDLTDRSFALLATDTADSVFLGCVMEPDAAAKVRAGGALVFPPVPGLPFDPYRGALYTPDELFTGLLDAGYDATPDARAYRWYQETKAAGDVVAGMLRSIHDDAVSDALDSHLAGARVVGILGGHAMERSSAAYAGAARLGRRLGRGGLTVATGGGPGAMEAANLGAYAAPFEDAMLDKALELLARAPHFRPSVTAWAGAAFEVLRLRPGGGRSVAMPTWFYGHEPPNAFATHIAKYFVNALREEGLLARSNAGVVFLPGAAGTVQEVFDAATMNYYRSHGEPTPMVLVNREHWTETLPAWPLLRTLATGQSMEARIALVDSVDDVPEALTRLAPAETNRDDPPS is encoded by the coding sequence ATGGCGGGCGTGCAGTCGAGCAGCGAGCCCCCGACGCCCCGAGGCTTCCGTGAGCGCGGTCATGAGATCGACTCGCTCGCGGAGTTCGACCGGATCGCCGCGACCGGCAGTCTCGCCGGATACCACATCCAGTCCCTCGACCTGACGGACCGTAGCTTCGCACTGCTCGCCACGGACACCGCGGACTCCGTCTTCCTCGGCTGCGTGATGGAACCGGACGCCGCCGCGAAGGTGCGCGCCGGGGGCGCCCTGGTCTTCCCGCCGGTGCCGGGCCTGCCGTTCGACCCGTATCGCGGCGCCCTCTACACACCGGACGAACTCTTCACGGGACTGCTCGACGCCGGTTACGACGCCACCCCGGACGCTCGCGCCTACCGCTGGTACCAGGAGACCAAGGCGGCCGGCGATGTGGTCGCCGGCATGCTCCGCAGCATCCACGACGACGCCGTCTCGGACGCGCTCGACAGCCACCTCGCCGGTGCGCGCGTGGTGGGCATCCTGGGCGGGCACGCCATGGAGCGCAGCTCCGCCGCCTACGCGGGCGCGGCCAGGCTCGGGCGCCGGCTCGGCCGCGGCGGCCTGACCGTCGCGACCGGTGGCGGCCCCGGCGCGATGGAGGCGGCGAACCTCGGGGCCTACGCCGCGCCGTTCGAGGACGCGATGCTCGACAAGGCACTGGAACTCCTCGCCCGGGCGCCACACTTCAGGCCCTCGGTCACCGCCTGGGCCGGGGCCGCGTTCGAAGTGCTCCGGCTCCGACCGGGCGGCGGTCGGTCCGTCGCCATGCCCACGTGGTTCTACGGTCACGAGCCGCCGAACGCCTTCGCGACCCATATCGCCAAGTACTTCGTCAACGCGTTGCGCGAGGAGGGGCTGCTGGCCCGGTCCAACGCCGGTGTGGTGTTCCTTCCCGGCGCGGCGGGGACCGTGCAGGAGGTCTTCGACGCCGCGACCATGAACTATTACCGGTCGCACGGTGAGCCGACCCCCATGGTGCTGGTGAACCGCGAGCACTGGACGGAAACGCTGCCGGCCTGGCCACTGCTACGGACACTCGCAACGGGCCAGTCCATGGAGGCCCGGATCGCCCTGGTCGATTCCGTGGACGATGTCCCGGAGGCACTGACCCGCCTCGCTCCTGCCGAGACCAACCGTGACGATCCCCCTTCCTGA
- a CDS encoding MarR family winged helix-turn-helix transcriptional regulator, translating to MDAEHWDRLGALHTRVEQELAKALQQHHRLGLSEYRALARLAESEDGELRMQELADLIGLNQSSVSRLASRLESSGLTRRDLCPDDRRGVYSVITDEGREVQNRARPTYDTALRTALDTASEDGLLGPLVKSLRP from the coding sequence ATGGACGCGGAGCACTGGGACCGGCTCGGAGCGCTGCACACACGCGTCGAGCAGGAACTGGCGAAGGCACTGCAACAGCACCACAGGCTCGGCCTCTCCGAGTACCGCGCGCTGGCCCGCCTGGCGGAGTCGGAGGACGGCGAGCTGCGGATGCAGGAACTCGCCGACCTGATCGGCCTCAACCAGAGTTCGGTCAGCCGGCTGGCCTCACGCCTGGAGTCGTCCGGCCTGACCCGCCGGGACTTGTGCCCCGACGACCGCCGCGGCGTCTACAGCGTGATCACCGACGAGGGCCGCGAAGTACAGAACAGAGCGCGCCCCACGTACGACACCGCGCTGCGGACCGCCCTCGACACCGCGTCCGAGGACGGGCTCCTCGGGCCCCTGGTGAAGTCGCTGCGGCCCTAA
- a CDS encoding RidA family protein, protein MTSTAAAGAGSVREIERIATAPDWYEPYKISQAVKAGGLIHVSGQAGVDDRGRTVSDDFLTQGRQAFANVERVLAEAGASLADVVKVGIFVTDMAADLAHVITLREEFLSEPYPADTLLEVSSLAQPEWRIEVEVTALAR, encoded by the coding sequence ATGACGTCGACGGCTGCCGCAGGGGCGGGCAGTGTCCGGGAGATCGAGCGGATCGCGACTGCGCCGGACTGGTATGAGCCGTACAAGATTTCACAGGCCGTCAAGGCCGGTGGGCTGATCCATGTATCGGGTCAGGCCGGTGTCGACGACCGGGGGCGGACCGTCTCGGACGACTTCCTGACCCAGGGCCGGCAGGCGTTCGCCAACGTCGAGCGGGTCCTGGCCGAGGCCGGCGCGTCGCTCGCCGATGTGGTGAAGGTGGGCATCTTCGTCACGGACATGGCCGCCGACCTCGCGCATGTCATCACCCTGCGCGAGGAGTTCCTGTCCGAGCCCTATCCCGCGGACACCCTGCTCGAAGTCTCGTCGCTGGCCCAGCCGGAGTGGCGAATAGAGGTCGAGGTCACCGCCCTCGCCCGCTGA